A segment of the Fimbriimonadaceae bacterium genome:
CAAGGTCGGCCAGCGTGTAGCGGTCGACGACGGCGTTCACCGCCGCGTCGATGTTCGACCACAACGGCCGTAACATGCAGTCCGTCTGGTGGAGGCAATTGGCCTCCAGGCCGGTGTGCCGGGCGCAAAACTCAGGGCTGAAGAGGTGGCCGCCCAGGGGGGCCAAGATTTCACGCAAGGCGATCGACTCGGCGCTCCGGGCCAGGCGGTAGCCGCCGACCTGCCCACGGCTGGCCGTCACGATACCGGCACGCCGCAAGATCGCGAGCAGCTTGGCCACGTGCGACTGGCTCAGCCCCTCGACCCGGCTGATCTCCGGGATGGTCATCGAGCCACCGCCCCCGATCCGTGCGAGAGAGACCACGCAACGGAGCCCGTATTCTTCCTGCGCACTTATTTTCATGGTGTAGTGACCTTAGTAGTACAAACCGAGTTCTAACCTGATGTGTTCGGGGATCCGGTCGATCGTGAACGGTGGGTCCCAGACTAAGTCTACGGTGACGTCGCGCACTCCCGGGGCCGAGCGGGC
Coding sequences within it:
- a CDS encoding Rrf2 family transcriptional regulator; this translates as MVSLARIGGGGSMTIPEISRVEGLSQSHVAKLLAILRRAGIVTASRGQVGGYRLARSAESIALREILAPLGGHLFSPEFCARHTGLEANCLHQTDCMLRPLWSNIDAAVNAVVDRYTLADLVAGKIEGPLVQVESGGRPKAGAR